In Halorussus limi, a genomic segment contains:
- a CDS encoding PrkA family serine protein kinase: MEAADRELRETYEEPKSLADFVDEAFENPTVAAHASKYLLEAIESMGTRTVIEEGEEKERYVFFDDPHNDGEHAILGNTEVLNAFVDDLRSIAAERGKAEKIIWFDGPTATGKSELKRCLVNGLREFSKTEAGRRYTVEWNIASATEARSLSYGDERAAADEENWFPSPVQANPLSVFPEEVREEILARINAGIDDHIDLKVDGALDPFSREAYDYLEEQYRRTGEDDLFSAITDPNHLRVKNYVVDIGKGIGVLHSEDSGPPKERLVGSWMRGMLQELDSRGRKNPQAFSYDGVLSQGNGLLTIVEDAAQHADLLQKLLNVPDEKTVKLDKGIQMDIDTQLLIISNPDLEAQLNQHADAGGADPLKALKRRLDRRRFKYLTNLSLEAELIRRELTNETDVWKAESYDELESLIREPLAVQVRDDDHGAGVGERELAPHAVEAAALYSVVTRLDGEDVPAGLDLVDKAKLFDRGYLLDGDDRLDKDDFEFGDAPSDGEQGIPVTYTRDVIADLLNDESERAHAEYPVESVIMPRDILNAMAEGLTGAPVFSTAERTEYENRLVPVKNHIFQKQEEDVLDAIMADKRVDEETVEEYIEHVYAWATDERVENDRGERVAPDPLKMKVFETEHLGRFSPESYGGDHAPSPAVEEFRRNKVITALNRHAWENRDEGFEATDIDPKEIPIIKTVLANYDWDDVRRVYEDFDPNQWADPPGNTETAAVKAETIDNMVEMFGYTEASAELTSQHVMSQVSYKWD; the protein is encoded by the coding sequence ATCGAGGCGGCCGACCGCGAACTCCGGGAGACCTACGAGGAACCGAAGAGCCTCGCGGACTTCGTGGACGAGGCGTTCGAGAATCCGACCGTCGCGGCCCACGCCAGCAAGTACCTGCTCGAAGCCATCGAGTCGATGGGCACCCGGACCGTCATCGAGGAGGGCGAGGAGAAGGAGCGATACGTCTTCTTCGACGACCCGCACAACGACGGCGAACACGCCATCCTCGGCAACACGGAGGTCCTGAACGCCTTCGTGGACGACCTGCGGTCCATCGCGGCCGAACGGGGCAAGGCCGAGAAGATAATCTGGTTCGACGGCCCGACCGCGACCGGCAAGTCCGAACTCAAGCGGTGTCTCGTCAACGGCCTCCGGGAGTTCTCGAAGACCGAGGCGGGACGCCGGTACACCGTCGAGTGGAACATCGCGAGCGCCACCGAGGCCCGGAGCCTGAGTTACGGCGACGAGCGCGCGGCCGCCGACGAGGAGAACTGGTTCCCGAGTCCGGTGCAGGCCAACCCGCTGTCGGTGTTCCCCGAGGAGGTCCGCGAGGAGATTCTCGCTCGAATCAACGCGGGAATCGACGACCACATCGACCTCAAGGTCGACGGCGCGCTCGACCCCTTCAGCCGCGAGGCCTACGACTACCTCGAAGAGCAGTACCGCCGGACGGGCGAGGACGACCTGTTCTCGGCCATCACCGACCCGAACCACCTCCGGGTGAAGAACTACGTCGTGGACATCGGCAAGGGCATCGGCGTCCTCCACTCGGAGGACTCCGGCCCGCCCAAGGAGCGACTCGTCGGGTCGTGGATGCGGGGCATGTTGCAGGAGTTGGACTCCCGAGGCCGGAAGAACCCGCAGGCGTTCAGCTACGACGGCGTCCTCTCGCAGGGCAACGGCCTGCTGACCATCGTGGAGGACGCGGCCCAGCACGCCGACCTGCTCCAGAAACTGCTCAACGTGCCCGACGAGAAGACGGTCAAGTTGGACAAGGGCATCCAGATGGACATCGACACCCAGTTGCTCATCATCTCGAACCCCGACTTGGAGGCCCAACTCAACCAGCACGCCGACGCCGGGGGCGCCGACCCCCTGAAGGCGCTGAAGCGCCGACTCGACCGGCGGCGGTTCAAGTACCTCACCAACCTTAGTCTGGAGGCCGAACTCATCCGTCGGGAGTTGACCAACGAGACCGACGTGTGGAAGGCCGAGAGCTACGACGAACTCGAATCGCTCATCCGGGAACCGCTCGCGGTGCAGGTCCGCGACGACGACCACGGCGCGGGCGTCGGCGAGCGCGAACTCGCGCCCCACGCCGTCGAGGCCGCCGCGCTCTACAGCGTCGTGACCCGACTCGACGGCGAGGACGTGCCCGCGGGACTGGACCTCGTGGACAAGGCGAAACTGTTCGACCGGGGCTACCTGCTCGACGGCGACGACCGCCTCGACAAGGACGACTTCGAGTTCGGCGACGCCCCGAGCGACGGCGAACAGGGGATTCCCGTGACCTACACCCGCGACGTCATCGCCGACCTGCTCAACGACGAGAGCGAGCGGGCTCACGCCGAGTACCCCGTCGAGTCGGTCATCATGCCCCGCGACATCCTGAACGCGATGGCCGAGGGGCTGACGGGCGCTCCCGTGTTCTCGACGGCCGAGCGGACCGAGTACGAGAACAGGCTCGTCCCCGTGAAAAATCACATCTTCCAGAAGCAGGAGGAGGACGTGCTGGACGCCATAATGGCCGACAAGCGCGTCGACGAGGAGACGGTCGAGGAGTACATCGAACACGTCTACGCGTGGGCGACCGACGAACGGGTCGAGAACGACCGCGGCGAGCGCGTCGCCCCCGACCCGCTGAAGATGAAGGTGTTCGAGACCGAGCATCTGGGCCGGTTCTCGCCCGAGAGCTACGGCGGCGACCACGCGCCCTCCCCGGCGGTCGAGGAGTTCCGGCGCAACAAGGTCATCACGGCGCTGAACCGCCACGCGTGGGAGAACCGCGACGAGGGGTTCGAGGCCACCGACATCGACCCCAAGGAGATTCCCATCATCAAGACGGTGCTGGCCAACTACGACTGGGACGACGTGCGCCGGGTGTACGAGGACTTCGACCCCAACCAGTGGGCCGACCCGCCGGGCAACACCGAGACGGCCGCGGTGAAGGCCGAGA